A DNA window from Nitrospira sp. contains the following coding sequences:
- a CDS encoding hypothetical protein (Evidence 5 : Unknown function; MaGe:77310790), whose amino-acid sequence MNWLGARFHCASLKIGGRMGWSLPSVHGLANLVDHYVSPGLMDIF is encoded by the coding sequence ATGAATTGGCTTGGTGCACGATTTCACTGTGCCAGCCTCAAGATCGGTGGACGCATGGGATGGAGTCTTCCTTCGGTGCATGGACTAGCCAACCTGGTGGATCATTATGTCTCACCAGGTTTAATGGACATCTTTTAG